The Catalinimonas alkaloidigena nucleotide sequence CAGCCTGGGATTACGCTATACGTTTTGAGAAGGGAAGCTGTGACTACACTGTTAATGGATTCAAATCCGCAAATAACCAGCCCACATCATTGGCTAGTAACAATGATGTGGGCGATGATATCGGCCAAAATTATCATTTAAACAAAGCCCATCAATTAGTAAAGCTTTTTTGAAAAGCTGCTCACCAAGAAGATATAGCGTAATTATTCACTTATCAAAGCAATATAAAATTGAGCCAAAACAGCCTTCCAATAGGATTCAAATTATTATGGCTAGCAAGCTTATCACCTATTATTTTATGGCCTTACGTGTTGTTAGGATCTATGGTTTATGTATCTGATCATTTCGAGAACAGTATAACCAGCACACTCATATTTCTTCTTCTAAACTCATACCCTATGCTACTAATCGCTAATGGAGAAATCAGCGCAAAAACATATATAAAAAAGAAAAAAACATTAGCAATTTCGCTGTTAACGGCACCACTAGTTTTAGTTACGATCGTTATAGCCTACACATTTTTGATATAGAAATCATTGAAGACCTCGTTTCAATGCGCTAAGGATGCCCCTCAGTTCTCATCAGTGCTTGTGACTAGATATTTGAAGTAAAGAGGAATATATGAATTAGACTATAGATTTCAAAAATGAAAACTTTTTTAAGGATAGGCTTGATCACAATTTTGTTTAGCAACTGCACACACTACTCTGATCAGAAAGAAGGTGCTACGATGCTTCAAGAAGACAGCATACTTTCTTTGCACACAAGCGCGTCATTACCAGAAAAAACCTTAAATCCAACGCATCAAGCCAAAAGTCTTCAAAACAAGGACACCCTTTATTACGAAGTAAAATCAGATGCAGCAGAAATCGAAGCGTATGCACAAACCCTAAAAGTATCTTTTTTATCAGACACTTCCATTTGGTTCGAAGTAGATTATAATAATGTGCTAGGCAGCGGAAAAGTAACAGGAGTGGCGACCAATCAATATTCTGATATGGATTATGAAATAGAAGAATTTGAGGAAACCGCTTCTCCTGCCCTCGAGTATTCGATGGAAAAGGATAAATTTAAATATTCTATAAAAATTCAGTACTCTGACAGCTCCATGGCAAGAATTTTCACTTCGTCAGAAATCCCAACCGATCAGATTCCGTTCGAAGCTACCATGAAGTTAAAGCAAGCTAAATAGTAGTAACTTCTAGTCCAGCGGCTCGCCCAACCTCAGCCCTTAGGCAACTTGTTTAAAACAACGAGCCTTGCACCGGTTGAGGCTTTTGCGTCAGAGGTTGAAGTCCGGCACGCAGGTGGCCGTTCATTGCCAGAACGGCATAGGCAGACAAGTACGGATCGGTGTCGTTGTCGGGGCTGTGCACGAAAAAGTAGATGTCCTGCAGGCCCTTCTGCCGCCACTGGTGCAGCCGCTGCACCCACGCATCGACCCGCGTGAAGTCGGTAGTGTGGAGGTCGTTGCCCACAAACCGAACGAAGGCTACGGGGGTGGTCAGGTGCTGATGCACCACGTCGCGACGGCCCGCCGTATCGCTGATCACGGCCGTCACGCCCCGCTCGCGCAACAGGTCGAAGCCCGAAGTATCGCTTCCGAACCAGTCCGGGTGGCGAAACTCCACAGCCAGCGGTATGGCAGCCGGCAGCCGGTCCAGAAACTGCTCCAACCAATGCCGCTGTGCCGGCGCAAAGTGGGGCGGCAGTTGCAAAAACGAGATGCCCAGGTGCGTATCCAGACGCAGAATGGCGTCGCAAAAGGCTTCGGTTTCCGCGTCGGTGTGTTGCAACAGTTTGTCGTGCGAGATCACCTGCGGCCACTTGGGGCAGTACCGGAACGACGTGCCCTCGGCGGCCTGCCGCCAGCGCAGAATGGTTTCCGTCGTCGGAATCTGGTAGTGTGTTACGTTCAGCTCGATGGTGTTGAAGCGGCGCACGTAATGCTTCAGGAAATCTTTGTCTTTGGTCCCCTCCGGATACAGGTAGCCTACCCACTTCTTGTTGTTCCAGATGGGGCAACCCAGGTAGGTGGCGGGCGGTGTATCGGTGGCGTGTTGCGCCAGCACCGAAGCCGTCGACGGATGGTCGGGCGGCAGTTGAAAATCGACGCCCTGCAGGTCGGTCAGTTTTCCGAAATTCATGGTAGTGTTTTACGAACGACGAAATTGTTATTCACGTCTCGTCGTTGTACCTTTAGTCGCTGTTGATCTTAGTACCTTGTCATATGAAAAAATTCTGGATACTGCTTTTTGCGATGGCTCCGCTGGGCCTTTTCGCGCAGTCAGCCGATCATACTACCAACGCAACGCCGGAGGAAGAGGTTGAGTACTACAACCCCGAGCACGCCACCGAACTGGAAAAAATTACGCCTTCGCGCTGGCACTATGCCACGAATATAGGCGCTTCGTTTTTCACGGGCGCGTGGGGCAGCGGGTTCAACACGTACGTGGCCCCGCAGGTGAGTTACGACCTGAACGACCGCTGGCAACTGCACGGCGGGCTGGCGCTGGTCAATACGACGATGCCCTTCGGCTACGCGAATGCAGAAGGCAGTCAGGCCGCACCGTTCGCCCGAAACCGGGTATCGACCATGGCCTATGTCGGCGGTTCTTACCAGGCATCTGAGCGGCTTTTGCTCTCGGGCTATGCCTATTACGACATGCTGACCAGCAACTACGCGGGCGCACCGGCGGCCTTTACCCAGCCGAACATGGGCGCTTCGTTCAACGCTGAATACAAAGTCACGAAAAACTTCTCGATCGGGGTGGGTGTCTCCAGTCGGCGGGGCAACGGCTACGGCATGTACGGTAGCCCCTACGGAGGTAGCCCCTACGGATACGGTCCCGGCATGGGGAGCTTCGGCAGCCCGTACGGCGGGTTTGCTCCGCGTCCCTACGGTTGGTAAAGCCACAGAAAGAAAATCGTTCGCAAGAGGAATCCCGTCGGTTCCTCTTTTTTTATGGCTACTCTTCCGGCATCAGGCGGATGCCCTCTTTCTCCAGCAATAGCCGTCGTTCGCGGTACAGCATCCCCACCGCCTTTTTAAACACTTTTTTGCTCATGCCCAGCGCATCGTAAATGTCTTCGGGTCGGCTTTTGTCGTGCAGCGGCAGGTAGCCTCCCTCCTTCCGCAAGGCACGCACGAGCTGATCGATCGCGAAGGGCATCTCATCGAAGCCCTCGCGGCGCAGGCTCACGTCGATTTTGTTCTCTTCGCGGATCTTTTTGATGTAGCCCCGCACCGCGTCGCCGGGCCCCAGGTCCTGGAACACCTCGTTGTGGTACAGCAGGCCCCAATGCTGGTGGTTGATCACCACTTTCAGGCCCAGGTCGGTTTCCTGCACCACCAGCAGTTTCACGGCGTCGCCTTCGGCCACTGTCAGCGTGTCGTTGCTGATGAAGCGGTTCAAGCGGCTGGAGCCGACCAGGCGCTGCGATTCCGGATCGATGTAAACATAGACCGGATAATACATGCCCACCACCATGCGCTGGTCCTGTTCACGAAACGGCACCAGCAGATCCTTCGGCAGCCCCCAGTCCAGAAACGCACCGACCGCAGTGGTCTGCACCACTTCCAGGTAGGCGCACTCGCCGGCTTGCACCAGCGGCAGCTCGGTCGTGGCGATGATGCGGTCTTCCGAATCGCGGTAGAGAAACACCTTCAGCGTATCGCCCGGCTCGGTTCCTTCGGGTACGTACCGAATCGGTAACAGAATTTCGTCTTCGCCCGCTTCCAGGTACACACCGAAATCGACCCATTTTTTTACGGGCATGTAATTGATCTTCCCTAGTTCTGCCATACTCATTTTTCCGGGACTGTTTCGGCAACATTACACGTCCGCTTTGGGGAAAGGGAAATGTAACGTGCTCATCCTCTGGTCTTTTTTTGTAAAATTACGTGGATTCTAACAACGCAAGCATGTCCGATCTCATCGTCATCAACGGAAGAGCGATCAAACCCGGCGAACAGGCCGTCATCAACCTGTACATCCACAAGCTGCCTACGCACACGGTTATCGATCTGCCGATTTACATTTTCCGTTCGAAACGCCCCGGCCCGGTCCTGCTGCTAACGGCCGGCCTGCACGGCGACGAGACCAACGGCATCGAGATCATCCGGCGCATGATTCGCCACAAAATGCTGCACCCCTCGGCGGGCTCGGTCATCGCCATTCCGCTGGTGAACATCTACGGATTTCTGCAAAGTACACGTGCCCTGCCCGACGGCAAAGACCTGAACCGCAGTTTCCCTGGCAGCCTGCGCGGCTCGCTGGCGCAACGCGTGGCCTATACCATTATGAATGAGATCATTCCGTCGATCGACTACGGCATCGATTTTCATACGGGCGGCGCCAATCGCAGCAACTACCCGCAGATCCGGTGCGTTACCGACATTCCGCAAAACCTGGAACTGGGCAAGGCGTTCGGCGCGCCGTTTCTGATGAACTCCAAGCTGATCGACAAATCGTTCCGGAAAGCCGCCGACCGCATGGGCAAGTACATCATCGTCTACGAAGGCGGCGAATCGATGCGCTTCGACGAGTTTGCCATCCAGGAAGGCATCCGGGGCACGCAACGCGTCATGCTGCATTTCGGCATGAAGAAGAAGGCCGACATGATTCTGGGCACGGGCCAGTCGGTGCTCCTGAAAGAAAGCTCGTGGTTGCGCGCGCGCCAGGCCGGGTTGTTCAGCCCGCTGGTGCCGCTCGGTTCCCAGATCGACAAAGGAGAAAAGATCGGTCGCCTGACCGATCCGTACGGGGAGCACGAGTACGTGATTCGGGCGGCTACCGACGGCTACGTGATCGGCGTCAACTATACCCCGGTGGTTAACGGCGGCGATGCGCTGTTCCACGTCGGTCTGGATGCCGTGATGGTGCGCGAACGTCAGTTGGCGTCCGGCCGCCGCAGAAAAAAGACCGGCAAGCACGTTCCGGAAGAGAACGCCGTGTTTGTGGAGGCCGATCAGGGGTCGGGGGTAGAGCCAGTGGTCTCGTCGATTATCAATCCACAAACGTTCCGATAAGCGCGTTGAGCAGCGCCAGGATGATGCTGAAGAGCAACGCCGATAAGAAGCCTGCCACTTCGAAGCCTCCGATGAGCGCATCGGCGATGTAAATGATGATCACGTTGATCACCAGCAGGAACAGCCCCAGCGTGAGGATGGTGACGGGAATGGTCAGGATCACGAGGATCGGTCGCAGGATAGCGTTGAGAATGGCCAGTACGATGGCGACCACGATGGCTGTGCCGTAGCCATCGACCGTTACGCCGGGCAACAGGTAAGCGCCCGCCATAACCGCCAGTGCCGATAACAGAATACTCAGAATTAAGCCCATAAGGAATCGTTAGGTTTGATACGTCATACGCGACTTGTCCAGGACAAGTTTACACCTCAATAAAGACATTTTGACACCAATTTTACAAGAAAAAAGCCATAAAATGCCAATTTGACACATTAAATGGGCCAATCGCTCCTAAAATCCGAGTGGCATTTAAGTTGTTTACAGGGAAGTGTCCCGACGAAAAGAAGGCGCATACGGACAGAACGTCTTTCGCAGGACACGGAAAACAGAATGGACTTAACCCTTCATTGTTCACCTTAAACGATTAAAACTATGTCACTCGTAAGATTTAAACCCTACAGCCCGGCCGCTACCTTTAACAGTGTGTTGGAAAACTTTTTTGGCGACGACGCCTCCAACCTCTTTAACCGCGACTACAGCGCTACGCTGCCGGCGGTAAACGTACAAGAGCACGCCGAGGCCTTTACGGTCGAAGTAGCCGCCCCCGGCCTGAAAAAAGAGAATTTCAAAATCAACGTGAACCACGAGTTGCTGACCATCTCTTCGCAGTTCGAAGACACCAAAGAAGAGAAAGAAGAAGGCAAATACACGCGGCGTGAGTTCAACTACAGCGCGTTTCAGCGTTCGTTCACGCTGCCCAAGTCGGTTGATGGCGAAAAAATTCAGGCCAAGTACGAAGACGGCGTCCTGCGGATTAGCCTGCCCAAACGGGAGGAAGCCAAAGTGAAGCCGAACCGCGAGATTCAGATTTCATAGTCATACCTTTGCAGATACAGAAAGCCCCGCCGTTTCGGTGGGGCTTTTTTGTTGTGCCACGCCTTTAGGAGCGCGACGCCGGGCGTTTCCAAAGCCGTTGCAACCGACGAAAGAAAAAGACCATTCCGACCAACAGCAAGATGACCACAAGGGCTGCGAGGGGCCACAGGAACACCGAAAGTGCCGACAACCCGACCGAAGCCACTGTCTCGGTCGCCGAGACCACCGGATTGCCCAGCCCGCCAGTCGTGGCCGTGGAGGCGAGCCGCGTCTTGGCATTGAGCCCTTTGACCAACCCCGCCGTGCCGCCCCCCGCGATAATCGCCAGGGCCCAGCGCCACATGGGTTCGATGTCGACCATGGTGGACGCCATTACGGCCGTACCGGCAACGGTAGCGGCGGGCAGCGTGATGGCATCGAGCAGGTTATCGAACCAGGGAATGAAGTAGGCCAGCGTTTCGAGAAGGGTCGCCACCCCGAATACCACCATCGCCGGGAGCGTCCCGACCCACTGCCACGACTCGCTGAGCGGCACAACGCCAAAATAACTGGCTACGCTCAGGAACAGCAGCGGCAAAAAGACGCGAAACCCAACGGAGGCGGCCAGGCCCAACCCGATGAAAAAGGAAGCGATCAGTTCTGGAATCATACGAACAGGCATTTCTTCCTTTGACGGATTTGCGCCGGCAGGGGTTCGCCGTCCCCGATGCGGTACGATCAGCGCCCCTGAACGTAGGTCCGCCAGGCCGCGAGTTTGTGGCGGGCGCGTTCCTGCGCCCCAAGTTTCGCCTGCACCCATGCACTGGCCTTCAAGATGGGATCCTGGTGTTGCCACTGCGCCTGGGCAGCGGCCAACAGTTCGTAGTACGACGCCAGTTCCTGCGCCTGGAGACTCGTGAGGCGGTACGGCGGCGCCTCCGGCACCGGTGGTTTCGCGCGCCACACGTACAAGGTGTCGCTTCCCAAGGGAGCCTGTATTCCCCGCCCCGCTTGCCACAGGGCCTGATTTAGAAACTCCTCCGGTGGCAGATGCAGCGCCTGGAGGGTATCGTACCCGGCCGCCGCCTGCCGGTAGAGCCAGAGCGTGCTATCGTTGACGTAGGCCAGCGTCGTATCGCCCCGGGGCGTCAGCACCGGCCCGAACAAGTCGTTGGCTTCCACCGCCTGCGCGAAATGCGCCGCATCGTAATAGAACGGATGCAGTTGTGTCAGCAGGTACGGCCGGGCATCCTGCGCGCCCCGCAGGTAGGTCACCTGCACCGAATCGCCGAACCGGCGGTAATCTACCACCGCGCTGTCCTGCAACAGGCGCGCCTGCACGTCTGCATCGGCCCGCTGCCCCTGCGTTTCCAGCTGGCCCCGGCGAGGGCAGGTCCGCAGAAGGTAAGCCACGGCCCGGTTGTAGTCCATCATAAACGCCAGGCTGTCGTCCAGCCAGTAGGGCAAGCGCCGTGGCAACACGGAGTCGCGCGTGTGTTCGGCCGGGCGCTGGACCGATATCCAAAACGCTCGTTCCAGTTCGTGTTCTTCGTGGGGCTCCAGGATGGAGTCCTGTCCCACGCGGTAGGCCAGGGCCGAAAAGTAGGAAAACGTGCCGGGCACCGCTTCGAACGGAAGCTTGCGGAGTTTTCCGAGTGTGGCGCGCAACAGCTGCTCCTTTTGTGCGATCAGTTGCAGGTTCCGCGAACGATTGGTCGGTGCTCGCGCCAGCGAATCCAGCACCGCCTCCTCCCGCCGCACGAGCGAATCGAGGCGGTGGGCTTCGTATGCGTTGAGGTATTCGTCGCGCGCCATGTCGTCGGCAGCCACGATCAGCGCATCGTTGTGAAAAAAGACCCGTTGCACCTCCTTGCCGGTGACGAGCGAAAAAAAAGCCTGCAACGTGGCTTCCCCCTGCTGCTGAGCACGCGCCAGAATCTGCGCCCGGTGCGCGTAGGCGACCAGCTTTTCGAGGCAACGGAGTTTTACCTGCTTGGCGTCTTTGAAACTGACCTGCCCCGCATAGTCGATGATGTCGAACCCCGGCACGCCCCGCTCGGGAATGAACCAGGGGTTGATGTCGGCGTTGAGGATGCGCGGTTGCAGCCCGAAGAAGTGCAATTCGCCGTGCTCCTCGTCAAAGTAAAACGACGACGCATCGAGCGTGCCGAAGTCAAAGCCCGCCTTTACCCAGCCCCGCCCCACCATCGCCAGTCGCTTTTTCCGCTCTACGCGCGTCAGTTTCGACGTCCGGTCTTCGTGAAAAAATGCACTGTAAGCACGCGTCTCTTCGAATCCTTCGTGCAGGTACGCTTGCAGCGCCGGTTCTGCCAGCCGCCGGGCGTAGTCGGCCAGTTCCGTGTAGATCGCAAACAGCACGCGGCCTTTGTCCTTCTCGGCAGGGTCCCAGTCGCTTTTCTTTTGCGGGTCGATCCGCTCGCGCCAGAGGTATTCCAGCACGTCGTCGAACGAAGCGTCGTTGGGCTGGAGTAACTCGTGGAAATGCAGCTTGTCCTGGATGTTCTGGCGATCCACCTCGTGCCGCACCAGCCGCCGCCAGTTCGTCGGATTGCCGAAAAGCGCACGATTGTCCTTAAACTCCTGCGTGCGTTCGTCTTTCGGGCGCTGTTGGTACTGATAGAGCTGAAAGAGGGCTTGTTTGAGGGCGACGTACTGCTGCTGGGCTTCGTCGTTGAGCGAGTCGTCGAACACCAATTCCAGCCGCGACTCTTCCAATGAAGCGATCACTTCGCCGTAATATTCGGCCGTAATCAATTGGCCGATCTGCCGCACTTCCGTCACCATGTTGGTGGTGGTTTCCAGCTTTAGTCCACCGCCGAACATCCCGAACGGATTCCACAGGAACAGCAGCACCACCAGCCCCACGATCAACAGGGCGTCGAACAGAAAGCGCCAGTTTTTCAGGATCAGGCTAATCATTGCCTTCCTCCTCTCCCGACACGTTCACCGGGTCGATCAGCAGCGCGTCGCTTTGAAACGAGATGTAAATTTCGCGGTAGCCCAACGCGCGCAGCAGTTGCGTCAGCAGCGCGCGCGTATGCTGCTGCGTGGTTTCCACCACGCCCATGTAGGCCAGGTTGTTCCGGATGTCGAGTTCGGCCTGGCGGAAAAATTCTTCCTGATCGTCGAGGCTGATTTTGTTGAGAAAAGCCTTCGGATCAGAAATCAGCGAATCCTCCACAAACCCGGCGGGCGGATACGAAAAGTTGATGACCTTCACGGGCGGCAGCCGCAGCGTAATGCGCTTGCCCTCGATTTCGACATCACGTTCGGCGATCTGCCCCAGGTCGATGCCGGTTTTGACCGTCGCCTGCGAGTAGGCCAGAAAACGGGCTTCGCTGAGTTTCAGAAACCAGGAGAACTTTCGGGTTTTGGTGCCGTGTACAATCTTGTCGACCGTAAATTCGGTGGTTGCCAGATCGCTGGCCTGCTGGATTTTCCCCACCACCAGCCCGCGCTCGTCCGGCTGGCAGGCGATCAGTCCCAGCAGCAACCCGATCAGGGCACTCCACGATGCGGAAGGGGTTTTCATCAGGCATGCACGTTTTGGTGGATGTCCCGTACGGCGTTGAACAGGCAGCGGGCGATGCGCCGCTGCCCCGCTTCGCTCAGCAGAAACTGCGCTTCCAGCCGGTTATCGTAAAACAGGTTTTCGACCAGCAACGCCGGGCAGCGGGTCTTGCGCAGCACGTAGAACGACTTGCTTTCTACCTCCATTTCCCGGTCGGGATCGCCGTCGGTCATGTCTTGCCGGAACTTAAACTCCGGGAACGCCTGCTTGTACGCCTGCGCCACCACGCTGGCCAGTTCGTCGCTCTTGGTCTGGCCCACGCTGGTCCAGACTTCGAACCCGTTGGCCTGTCCGCCTGCGCCGGTCAGCGCTTTCGAGCTGGAATTGCTGTGGATGGAGAGGAAATAGGCGTTCGGGTGGTCACGGTAGAGGGCGTTGGCCTTCTCCACGCGTTCCGTCAGGCTGGTGTCGTCCACGGTACTGACCGTCAGGTCGTAGAAGGGAATGCCCGCTTCCTGCAACAGGTCCATCAGCATTCGCCCGATGCGGCGGTTGATGTCTCCTTCGTAAATCTTGGTGCCGTCGGCAAATTCGTAGCGCTTGCCCCGCTCGGGGGGCGTCTGGTAGACGCCGTCTTTCATGCCCCCGTGGCCGGCGTCCAGCATCGGCACCCAGCCCCCGCCTGCCTCCGAAGCTGGTGTCTGGGTTCGGTAGCGCGCGTAGGCGGCCTGTAGCCGGACGTCGTACTGGTTGGTTTTGTAGCCGCTGCCGTTGTAGCCGTAGGCGAACGAGGCCCAGTCGTACGTACCCTGGCGGGCTTCCGAAATGTACTCGATCAGCGGCTTGCCCCGGGCGGTTTTGGTTTTGATGAAGGCCAGAAAATCGAGAAAATGGTAATACTCCGAGACGCCTTGCTTCTCGACAAAATCGTTGTAGTCCTTATAAAAGTCAGGGTCGCGTGCCTCCCGGGCCGGATCGAGCCGCGCCTTGATGTTGTGCTCCAGGTTTTCGCCCAGAATCTGGAACAGGCCCCACGACGTAGCGTACACCGCTGCTTTGGCGTCGATCTGCCGGGCGGCGTCCAGCCGCTCGTACTCTTTCGCGCCCAGCCGGTAGTGCTTCGTGGTCCAGTTCCGGTAAATCAGCTCGGGATACTGCGCCTGCAACGCTGCCGGATTTTTCCCGAACTTTTCCAGCCAGAACCAGAAGCGATGCCCCTCGAACAGAATTTTGGGCCGCCCGTCGGGCAGGTGTCCGCGCCCCGACGATTCCACCTCCAGGATGGCCTTCACGACCGGCAGCGACAGGCGAATGCCTTCTTCCTGTTGCAACTGATGCAACGCCGCTTCGATCTCTTCGTCGCTCAGCACCTTGCCGAAGATGTTGTCTTTCACCTGCACGAAACTGCCCTGCAACCGCGCCGCTGGCTCGTCCGCAACGGCCGCCGACAGGACTTTGCGCCGGGCGGTCAGCGCCGACGCGCCTTTTTCCTGTTCGACCCGCTCCAGCTCGCGGTCTTCTTCGGCCAGTGCCAGGTCGTCGACATCGAGCTCGCTCATCATCTCCTTCCGGGCCGGCGGTTTGGCGGCGGGTGCCGTGGCCGACGGCGCGCCGGTGGTCCACCGCCGTTGGAGGTACTTGAGCGATTTATCGCCAAAATAAAAGGCAATCATCATCAGAAAAGCCGTCTCGAAAAACTCGAACTGTTGCCGGATCAGCGCCAGTTGGTTGCTGGTCGAATACTCGGTACCAAAACTGGCAATCAGGAGCGAGAGCCCACCCATCAGCAGCGTGAAGGCGATCATCCCGCGTACGGTGCCCGGCGGTAGCCCGAACGTCTGGCTGCGGTACGGATTTTTGTCGGGTGCCGTCAGGTCTTCCTGGCTCACCGGAAACCCCATGCGTTGTTTTTCGCGCGCCTCGAAAATCCGCTGCCATTCCCGGTCGGTCAGGCCATAATTGATGTTGTAATGGTAGACCGACCACATGAAGTACCGCAGAAACACGGCGACCCACGTGACCGATACCACCAGTCCCAGCGCCTGGAAAATGTTCTCATGATCGAAGTACACAAACAACGCGCTGATGAGGCCCAGCACCGTCAGCGTGACGGTCAACACCCCGGTTCCCCCGAAAAAAAAGCGGTGGTAAGGATGCGCGCCGTAGCGCTGGTGGTCGGCTTCGGCGTT carries:
- a CDS encoding DUF72 domain-containing protein, with translation MNFGKLTDLQGVDFQLPPDHPSTASVLAQHATDTPPATYLGCPIWNNKKWVGYLYPEGTKDKDFLKHYVRRFNTIELNVTHYQIPTTETILRWRQAAEGTSFRYCPKWPQVISHDKLLQHTDAETEAFCDAILRLDTHLGISFLQLPPHFAPAQRHWLEQFLDRLPAAIPLAVEFRHPDWFGSDTSGFDLLRERGVTAVISDTAGRRDVVHQHLTTPVAFVRFVGNDLHTTDFTRVDAWVQRLHQWRQKGLQDIYFFVHSPDNDTDPYLSAYAVLAMNGHLRAGLQPLTQKPQPVQGSLF
- a CDS encoding S1 RNA-binding domain-containing protein translates to MAELGKINYMPVKKWVDFGVYLEAGEDEILLPIRYVPEGTEPGDTLKVFLYRDSEDRIIATTELPLVQAGECAYLEVVQTTAVGAFLDWGLPKDLLVPFREQDQRMVVGMYYPVYVYIDPESQRLVGSSRLNRFISNDTLTVAEGDAVKLLVVQETDLGLKVVINHQHWGLLYHNEVFQDLGPGDAVRGYIKKIREENKIDVSLRREGFDEMPFAIDQLVRALRKEGGYLPLHDKSRPEDIYDALGMSKKVFKKAVGMLYRERRLLLEKEGIRLMPEE
- a CDS encoding succinylglutamate desuccinylase/aspartoacylase family protein; translated protein: MSDLIVINGRAIKPGEQAVINLYIHKLPTHTVIDLPIYIFRSKRPGPVLLLTAGLHGDETNGIEIIRRMIRHKMLHPSAGSVIAIPLVNIYGFLQSTRALPDGKDLNRSFPGSLRGSLAQRVAYTIMNEIIPSIDYGIDFHTGGANRSNYPQIRCVTDIPQNLELGKAFGAPFLMNSKLIDKSFRKAADRMGKYIIVYEGGESMRFDEFAIQEGIRGTQRVMLHFGMKKKADMILGTGQSVLLKESSWLRARQAGLFSPLVPLGSQIDKGEKIGRLTDPYGEHEYVIRAATDGYVIGVNYTPVVNGGDALFHVGLDAVMVRERQLASGRRRKKTGKHVPEENAVFVEADQGSGVEPVVSSIINPQTFR
- a CDS encoding phage holin family protein codes for the protein MGLILSILLSALAVMAGAYLLPGVTVDGYGTAIVVAIVLAILNAILRPILVILTIPVTILTLGLFLLVINVIIIYIADALIGGFEVAGFLSALLFSIILALLNALIGTFVD
- a CDS encoding Hsp20/alpha crystallin family protein, with amino-acid sequence MSLVRFKPYSPAATFNSVLENFFGDDASNLFNRDYSATLPAVNVQEHAEAFTVEVAAPGLKKENFKINVNHELLTISSQFEDTKEEKEEGKYTRREFNYSAFQRSFTLPKSVDGEKIQAKYEDGVLRISLPKREEAKVKPNREIQIS
- a CDS encoding DUF4126 domain-containing protein — its product is MIPELIASFFIGLGLAASVGFRVFLPLLFLSVASYFGVVPLSESWQWVGTLPAMVVFGVATLLETLAYFIPWFDNLLDAITLPAATVAGTAVMASTMVDIEPMWRWALAIIAGGGTAGLVKGLNAKTRLASTATTGGLGNPVVSATETVASVGLSALSVFLWPLAALVVILLLVGMVFFFRRLQRLWKRPASRS
- a CDS encoding DUF4230 domain-containing protein translates to MISLILKNWRFLFDALLIVGLVVLLFLWNPFGMFGGGLKLETTTNMVTEVRQIGQLITAEYYGEVIASLEESRLELVFDDSLNDEAQQQYVALKQALFQLYQYQQRPKDERTQEFKDNRALFGNPTNWRRLVRHEVDRQNIQDKLHFHELLQPNDASFDDVLEYLWRERIDPQKKSDWDPAEKDKGRVLFAIYTELADYARRLAEPALQAYLHEGFEETRAYSAFFHEDRTSKLTRVERKKRLAMVGRGWVKAGFDFGTLDASSFYFDEEHGELHFFGLQPRILNADINPWFIPERGVPGFDIIDYAGQVSFKDAKQVKLRCLEKLVAYAHRAQILARAQQQGEATLQAFFSLVTGKEVQRVFFHNDALIVAADDMARDEYLNAYEAHRLDSLVRREEAVLDSLARAPTNRSRNLQLIAQKEQLLRATLGKLRKLPFEAVPGTFSYFSALAYRVGQDSILEPHEEHELERAFWISVQRPAEHTRDSVLPRRLPYWLDDSLAFMMDYNRAVAYLLRTCPRRGQLETQGQRADADVQARLLQDSAVVDYRRFGDSVQVTYLRGAQDARPYLLTQLHPFYYDAAHFAQAVEANDLFGPVLTPRGDTTLAYVNDSTLWLYRQAAAGYDTLQALHLPPEEFLNQALWQAGRGIQAPLGSDTLYVWRAKPPVPEAPPYRLTSLQAQELASYYELLAAAQAQWQHQDPILKASAWVQAKLGAQERARHKLAAWRTYVQGR
- a CDS encoding DUF4230 domain-containing protein, with amino-acid sequence MKTPSASWSALIGLLLGLIACQPDERGLVVGKIQQASDLATTEFTVDKIVHGTKTRKFSWFLKLSEARFLAYSQATVKTGIDLGQIAERDVEIEGKRITLRLPPVKVINFSYPPAGFVEDSLISDPKAFLNKISLDDQEEFFRQAELDIRNNLAYMGVVETTQQHTRALLTQLLRALGYREIYISFQSDALLIDPVNVSGEEEGND
- a CDS encoding N-acetylmuramidase domain-containing protein codes for the protein MKSLPKQLWVHVAGIVAIALALCVLIGQSDALESASRFWALGFVVVSALGILYGVLVKYLNAEADHQRYGAHPYHRFFFGGTGVLTVTLTVLGLISALFVYFDHENIFQALGLVVSVTWVAVFLRYFMWSVYHYNINYGLTDREWQRIFEAREKQRMGFPVSQEDLTAPDKNPYRSQTFGLPPGTVRGMIAFTLLMGGLSLLIASFGTEYSTSNQLALIRQQFEFFETAFLMMIAFYFGDKSLKYLQRRWTTGAPSATAPAAKPPARKEMMSELDVDDLALAEEDRELERVEQEKGASALTARRKVLSAAVADEPAARLQGSFVQVKDNIFGKVLSDEEIEAALHQLQQEEGIRLSLPVVKAILEVESSGRGHLPDGRPKILFEGHRFWFWLEKFGKNPAALQAQYPELIYRNWTTKHYRLGAKEYERLDAARQIDAKAAVYATSWGLFQILGENLEHNIKARLDPAREARDPDFYKDYNDFVEKQGVSEYYHFLDFLAFIKTKTARGKPLIEYISEARQGTYDWASFAYGYNGSGYKTNQYDVRLQAAYARYRTQTPASEAGGGWVPMLDAGHGGMKDGVYQTPPERGKRYEFADGTKIYEGDINRRIGRMLMDLLQEAGIPFYDLTVSTVDDTSLTERVEKANALYRDHPNAYFLSIHSNSSSKALTGAGGQANGFEVWTSVGQTKSDELASVVAQAYKQAFPEFKFRQDMTDGDPDREMEVESKSFYVLRKTRCPALLVENLFYDNRLEAQFLLSEAGQRRIARCLFNAVRDIHQNVHA